In the Leptospira limi genome, one interval contains:
- a CDS encoding quinone-dependent dihydroorotate dehydrogenase has protein sequence MFYHHLIKPILFHLDPESAHHLVATFLSLSKKIPFFHKTLNLLFQYNSKRLEQTIEGIHFPNPVGLAAGFDKTTELFPTMIHMGFGFIEVGTITAKAQPGNEQPRLFRFPNVKALVNRMGFNNPGADNAEIQLKKQSKMGVRGINAGKSKVTALEDAVSDYVYTFKKLLPYGDYAVINISSPNTPGLRSLQSKQSLIDLIVGIQKEFSNSFPIPLYLKFAPDLSEEELIENLNVCLDYKISGVILTNTTLDKQILGETNPPEGGLSGGPLFQKSLRFVSLAYQTLKGKIPIIGVGGIDSGEKALQMIEAGANLIQIYTGYIYEGPFLPYQICSYLDKVMKDRGYNSIDQLVGSGKSK, from the coding sequence TTGTTTTACCACCACCTGATCAAACCCATTCTCTTTCATTTAGACCCTGAATCAGCGCACCATCTAGTCGCTACTTTTCTTTCTTTATCCAAAAAAATCCCATTTTTCCATAAAACTCTGAACCTTCTTTTCCAATACAATTCCAAACGTTTAGAACAAACCATCGAAGGCATCCATTTTCCAAATCCAGTTGGTCTTGCGGCAGGATTTGATAAAACAACAGAACTTTTCCCTACCATGATCCACATGGGTTTTGGATTCATAGAAGTGGGAACCATCACTGCAAAAGCACAACCTGGGAATGAACAACCAAGATTATTCCGTTTTCCAAATGTAAAAGCTCTCGTAAACAGAATGGGTTTTAACAACCCGGGAGCTGACAATGCCGAGATCCAATTGAAAAAACAATCCAAAATGGGAGTACGAGGGATCAATGCCGGAAAATCGAAAGTTACGGCCTTAGAAGATGCTGTCAGTGATTATGTTTACACTTTTAAAAAACTGCTACCTTACGGGGATTATGCGGTAATCAACATCAGTTCACCAAACACACCTGGATTACGTAGCCTACAATCCAAACAAAGTTTAATTGATCTTATCGTTGGGATCCAAAAAGAATTTTCAAACTCATTCCCTATTCCATTGTATTTAAAATTTGCTCCAGATCTTTCCGAAGAAGAACTCATCGAAAATCTCAATGTCTGTCTGGATTACAAAATAAGTGGTGTAATCCTTACCAATACCACTCTCGACAAACAAATCCTAGGTGAAACTAATCCTCCTGAAGGTGGTTTATCAGGTGGCCCTTTATTCCAAAAATCACTTCGATTTGTATCTCTTGCGTACCAAACTCTAAAAGGGAAAATTCCCATCATCGGTGTGGGAGGGATTGATTCGGGAGAAAAAGCCCTACAGATGATCGAAGCAGGTGCCAATCTCATCCAAATTTACACTGGTTATATTTATGAAGGTCCTTTTTTACCGTATCAAATTTGTTCCTATTTGGATAAAGTAATGAAAGACCGTGGATACAACTCCATTGACCAACTGGTCGGTTCAGGAAAATCAAAATGA
- a CDS encoding sensor histidine kinase: protein MPSNSPISRIWQNPSAFPQEEVLRELENLLRSNPDFWLKINRDGIIVDYKTSRFVNIGDKPESLLGQHISVGLPPYLREITSEALAYLSDKKSLVFWKEYSYGEEPNIRHVEVRFVVLYDGYIMSNHRDITERKRLENAFLESESRFLSMAQNAADSIVIINDEGIIQFFNKTAENTFGYKQEEVIGKNVTIIIPPDYKDKHDDFLRQYKETGETHIIGVGRDVFAQRKSGEIFPCELSVGEFKTKSGKMFTGILRDISQRKLQEEELYQYRNHLEELVERQTMDLKMSKNIAEEASYMKSLFLANISHELKTPIHAILSYAELGAEKSATVPPEKIKEYFHIIDSSGKRLLALLENLLDIAKLESGKMRYLFERNCLKETTKFVINEMRAILEKRGITVVLLNNEERWEAEFDYERIQQVIRNIISNALKFIPNDTNIEISLIKREFIPRKSQSYVKGIGIQIRDYGPGIPSEDLDKIFEKFIQSKQVKAGTKGTGLGLSISREIVNDHNGLLYAENHEDKGAVFTMLIPSSREGFR from the coding sequence ATGCCATCTAATTCCCCTATATCTCGTATTTGGCAAAATCCATCTGCCTTTCCCCAGGAAGAAGTTCTCCGGGAATTAGAAAATTTACTCAGATCAAACCCAGACTTTTGGCTTAAAATTAATCGTGATGGGATCATCGTTGATTATAAAACTTCAAGGTTTGTCAATATTGGAGATAAACCAGAGTCACTTTTAGGACAACATATCAGTGTTGGTCTTCCTCCTTATTTACGTGAAATCACATCGGAAGCTCTCGCTTACTTATCTGACAAAAAAAGTTTAGTATTTTGGAAAGAGTATTCGTATGGAGAGGAACCTAATATTCGTCATGTGGAAGTTAGGTTTGTGGTTTTATATGATGGTTATATCATGTCCAACCATCGTGACATTACAGAACGCAAACGTTTAGAAAATGCTTTTTTAGAAAGTGAATCTAGATTTCTTTCTATGGCTCAGAATGCTGCTGATTCCATTGTGATCATCAATGATGAAGGAATCATTCAGTTTTTTAATAAAACAGCTGAGAATACGTTTGGTTACAAACAAGAGGAGGTAATTGGAAAAAATGTTACAATCATCATTCCTCCCGATTACAAGGATAAACATGATGATTTCCTGAGGCAGTATAAAGAAACAGGGGAAACTCATATCATAGGTGTAGGCCGAGATGTTTTCGCACAACGGAAGTCAGGTGAAATATTTCCATGTGAACTTTCGGTAGGAGAATTTAAAACAAAATCTGGAAAAATGTTTACGGGAATTCTGAGAGACATTAGCCAAAGAAAACTCCAAGAAGAGGAATTATACCAATATAGAAATCATTTAGAAGAATTGGTCGAAAGACAAACGATGGACTTAAAAATGTCCAAAAATATTGCCGAAGAAGCTTCCTATATGAAGTCTCTGTTTCTTGCCAATATTTCACATGAGTTAAAAACTCCAATCCATGCAATTTTAAGTTATGCGGAACTAGGAGCGGAAAAATCAGCCACTGTTCCTCCCGAAAAAATTAAAGAATACTTTCACATCATCGATTCCTCAGGGAAACGGCTACTCGCTCTTCTTGAAAATTTATTAGATATTGCCAAATTAGAATCAGGAAAAATGCGATATCTTTTTGAACGGAATTGTTTAAAGGAAACTACCAAATTTGTGATCAACGAAATGCGCGCAATTTTGGAAAAAAGAGGGATCACAGTTGTTTTATTGAATAATGAAGAACGTTGGGAAGCTGAATTCGATTATGAGCGGATCCAACAAGTGATCAGAAATATCATTTCCAATGCATTAAAATTCATTCCAAATGACACTAATATTGAGATTAGTTTGATAAAAAGAGAATTTATTCCAAGAAAATCTCAGTCGTATGTGAAAGGAATTGGCATCCAAATCAGAGATTACGGTCCAGGAATTCCTTCCGAAGACTTAGATAAAATTTTTGAAAAGTTCATCCAATCCAAACAAGTAAAAGCTGGAACCAAAGGAACTGGGCTCGGATTGTCGATCTCAAGAGAAATTGTAAATGATCACAACGGATTGTTATATGCTGAAAATCATGAAGATAAGGGAGCAGTTTTTACAATGTTAATACCAAGTTCCCGTGAAGGATTTCGATGA
- a CDS encoding response regulator, with translation MINLLAVDDEMINLMIIDESLSDKGFTVVKAKDGEEAFQILSSGSMVFHAIILDRLMPKMDGIELLKKIKRSEKYRDIPVIFQTAMSSITDMTEGLDAGAFYYLTKPYSRALLVRIVQTAVEHFIKLQRAKEDLHKGMGALRHMVTGEFRIRSIRESHELAPLLANACPDPERVLTGIMEILNNAIEHGNLGISYQEKSELHDNDKLMEEIFRRLDTPEYKEKFVKVTFERNEERIEIRISDQGKGFDWKRYLSIEAMTKNAFKTHGRGIFMAKKLSFDDLTYIDEGRTAIIRIDLTNKTSNLLTDFQE, from the coding sequence ATGATCAATTTACTTGCTGTTGATGATGAGATGATCAATTTAATGATCATTGACGAGTCTTTGTCAGATAAAGGATTCACTGTTGTCAAAGCAAAAGATGGAGAAGAGGCATTCCAAATTTTAAGCTCTGGTTCGATGGTTTTTCATGCCATTATTTTGGATCGATTGATGCCAAAGATGGACGGGATCGAACTCCTAAAAAAAATCAAACGATCAGAAAAGTACCGAGATATCCCTGTCATTTTCCAAACTGCTATGAGTTCCATTACCGATATGACAGAGGGGCTTGATGCAGGTGCTTTTTATTATTTAACAAAACCATATTCACGTGCCCTTCTTGTTCGCATAGTGCAAACTGCTGTTGAACATTTTATCAAATTACAAAGGGCAAAAGAAGACCTTCATAAAGGAATGGGTGCCCTTCGCCATATGGTTACTGGTGAATTTAGGATTCGGTCCATTCGTGAATCTCATGAACTTGCTCCCTTACTTGCCAATGCTTGTCCCGATCCTGAACGTGTGTTAACCGGGATCATGGAAATTCTAAACAACGCAATTGAACATGGGAATTTAGGAATTTCATACCAGGAAAAATCGGAACTCCATGATAATGATAAATTGATGGAAGAAATTTTTCGAAGGTTAGATACACCTGAGTACAAAGAAAAGTTTGTAAAGGTAACCTTTGAAAGAAACGAAGAGCGCATTGAAATTCGCATCAGTGACCAAGGGAAAGGATTTGATTGGAAACGATATTTGTCGATTGAAGCAATGACCAAAAATGCTTTCAAAACGCATGGTCGTGGAATCTTTATGGCAAAAAAATTATCCTTTGATGATCTTACCTACATTGATGAAGGCAGAACGGCCATTATACGCATCGATTTAACCAACAAAACTAGTAATTTACTCACTGACTTTCAGGAATAA
- a CDS encoding HAD family hydrolase has translation MKHKGFIFDMDGVVVDNHKFHFKAWMEFSKKYKFPLDSQIYRDTYNGKTNADLFRMIFGEISLVEIQNYGAEKENLYQTLYKQEMKPHRGIIEFFQYLKSNQVKLALGTSAPTMNVNFTLDNLNLRSYFDVIIDGSMVTQGKPHPEVYELCAKGLGLSPKDCIVFEDSIAGLQSGKAAACTIVGVATSHTVEELKNHVDQIISDFTDPLVFSL, from the coding sequence ATGAAACATAAAGGATTTATTTTTGATATGGATGGAGTGGTTGTTGATAATCACAAATTTCATTTCAAAGCATGGATGGAATTTTCCAAAAAATACAAATTTCCTCTCGATTCCCAAATCTATCGAGATACTTATAATGGAAAAACCAATGCTGATTTATTCAGAATGATTTTTGGAGAAATTTCTTTAGTGGAAATCCAAAACTACGGTGCCGAAAAAGAAAACTTATACCAAACCTTATACAAACAAGAAATGAAACCTCATCGTGGAATCATCGAATTCTTTCAGTATTTGAAATCCAACCAAGTCAAGTTAGCTCTAGGAACTTCCGCACCAACCATGAATGTCAATTTTACGTTGGATAACCTTAACTTACGATCTTACTTTGATGTCATCATTGATGGTTCCATGGTGACTCAAGGCAAACCTCACCCTGAAGTCTACGAACTTTGTGCAAAAGGACTTGGCCTTAGTCCAAAGGACTGTATCGTATTTGAAGATTCGATTGCTGGATTACAATCTGGAAAGGCCGCAGCTTGTACCATTGTAGGTGTTGCCACTTCCCATACAGTCGAAGAACTAAAAAATCATGTGGACCAAATCATTTCTGATTTTACTGATCCACTAGTGTTTTCATTATAA
- a CDS encoding RluA family pseudouridine synthase, producing MKQKTNTRFLPKGLTILHEDRDILVVDKPAGLLTIATDSEKSKTAYASLMDYVKKGSDRSKNRIFIVHRLDRDTSGVLVFAKTEVAKQTLQEDWDNTKKVYIAVTHGIWKLKQSSIQSYLTESKAHRVYSVDDPKLGKFSETKYKVLKESNLYSLLEIDLITGRKNQIRVHFAEKGHPIVGDTKYGNETKSFPRMALHSYSITLTHPFQKKPLTFITNIPNFITGLVGGYERIQDET from the coding sequence ATGAAACAAAAAACAAACACTCGGTTTTTACCAAAAGGCTTAACCATCTTACATGAAGACCGAGATATCCTCGTCGTTGATAAACCGGCGGGACTACTCACCATTGCAACTGATTCTGAAAAATCAAAAACTGCTTACGCTTCCCTTATGGATTATGTAAAAAAAGGAAGTGATCGTTCCAAAAATCGAATTTTTATCGTTCATAGATTAGACCGTGATACTTCTGGTGTTTTGGTATTTGCTAAAACAGAAGTCGCCAAACAAACATTACAAGAAGATTGGGACAATACCAAAAAAGTTTATATCGCAGTTACACATGGTATATGGAAACTCAAACAAAGTTCCATCCAATCTTATTTAACGGAGTCAAAAGCCCACCGCGTTTATTCTGTTGATGATCCCAAACTCGGAAAGTTTTCTGAAACAAAATACAAAGTGTTAAAAGAATCCAATTTGTATTCCCTTCTCGAAATTGATCTCATCACTGGTCGAAAAAATCAAATTCGCGTACATTTTGCAGAAAAAGGTCATCCCATTGTCGGAGATACTAAATATGGAAACGAAACAAAATCCTTTCCAAGAATGGCACTCCATTCATATTCCATCACCTTGACTCATCCTTTTCAAAAAAAACCATTAACATTTATAACCAATATACCAAATTTTATTACAGGACTTGTGGGTGGTTACGAAAGGATACAAGATGAAACATAA
- a CDS encoding EAL domain-containing protein, translated as MNMMAGTKEKQYVPLLQPIFSVEEQTVIGYESLGRVRDEKGSLVVVPEFMDPQVTPLRMTVIDRKLLGLSLDKIKDSNDQLFVNMSPDQVILEYEESKGNSLPIAEIVKESGIPLNQIVVEITEKSGSYGTDVLAAGVELLREQGFSIVLDDVGSESSNLERLGAIKPDIIKIDLNLLKKSIEQREYQSILEYLKQISLSIGSQLLFEGIESEEELYQAVSSGATYLQGYFLGKPLEYKEDKQTIRDVVVPHLHLYHEAKRIEVAKEIEFEKQIKSKLMSLPLKTITLGNRVIIDPQSFFKLDPMIQRVYVTDWQGTQVSPYYERTNDSGFIENMAFLQKNWSYMPFFYKHVKQVFRDNGNWQVSDPYWDKTLKKKVIVFSHVNEMGYSFFVDLVLEDGK; from the coding sequence ATGAACATGATGGCAGGAACCAAAGAGAAACAATATGTCCCATTACTCCAACCCATCTTTTCTGTGGAAGAACAGACTGTCATCGGGTACGAATCTCTAGGCCGTGTCCGAGATGAGAAAGGTTCACTTGTAGTGGTTCCTGAATTTATGGATCCACAGGTAACTCCGCTACGGATGACTGTGATCGATCGTAAGTTACTCGGTCTTTCCTTGGATAAAATCAAAGATAGTAATGACCAACTTTTTGTGAACATGTCACCAGATCAGGTGATTTTGGAGTATGAAGAGAGTAAAGGGAACTCACTTCCCATCGCTGAAATTGTAAAGGAATCTGGAATCCCACTCAATCAGATTGTTGTGGAAATCACAGAAAAATCTGGAAGTTATGGGACCGATGTTCTTGCAGCTGGTGTGGAACTACTGCGAGAACAAGGATTTAGTATTGTTTTGGATGATGTGGGATCAGAATCATCCAACTTGGAAAGGTTAGGTGCAATAAAACCAGATATTATCAAAATCGATTTAAATTTGTTAAAGAAGTCTATTGAACAAAGAGAATACCAGTCAATCTTAGAATACTTGAAACAAATTTCACTTAGCATTGGTTCTCAGTTACTATTTGAAGGAATTGAATCAGAGGAAGAATTGTACCAAGCAGTCAGTTCTGGTGCGACATATTTACAAGGTTATTTTTTAGGAAAACCATTAGAATACAAAGAAGATAAACAAACTATAAGGGATGTTGTCGTTCCCCATTTACATTTGTATCACGAAGCAAAACGAATCGAAGTAGCAAAAGAAATTGAATTTGAAAAACAAATCAAATCTAAGTTGATGTCACTTCCTTTAAAAACTATTACGCTAGGGAATCGAGTGATCATTGACCCGCAAAGTTTCTTCAAATTGGATCCGATGATCCAAAGAGTATATGTAACAGATTGGCAAGGAACCCAAGTTTCACCTTACTATGAAAGGACGAATGATTCTGGATTTATTGAGAACATGGCTTTTTTGCAGAAAAACTGGTCATATATGCCGTTTTTTTATAAGCACGTCAAACAAGTGTTTCGTGACAATGGCAATTGGCAAGTCAGTGACCCGTACTGGGACAAAACATTAAAAAAGAAAGTAATTGTATTTTCCCATGTAAATGAAATGGGATATTCCTTTTTTGTGGATTTAGTTTTGGAAGATGGGAAATAA
- a CDS encoding helix-turn-helix domain-containing protein translates to MNKSEEILSAALELFTAKGFDGTAVPLIAERANVAAGTIYRYFASKEELVNSLF, encoded by the coding sequence TTGAATAAAAGCGAAGAGATCTTATCTGCTGCATTAGAATTGTTTACGGCGAAAGGGTTTGATGGAACGGCTGTGCCCCTCATTGCAGAACGAGCCAATGTAGCTGCGGGTACGATTTACCGTTATTTTGCTAGTAAAGAAGAACTTGTGAACTCACTCTTTTAA
- a CDS encoding methyl-accepting chemotaxis protein encodes MFSSFESNAKIIDDQNGKITDLFSGSNDLNQMVATISMINQELITIANENKKDTSEITVVSKKTSEYLNSIKTSFDKVDEINQIIAEIGEKTNLLALNASIEAARASEVSKLADFTAKNEKMISDVVNHSRKFIYDAAEVSIQTGNLTTNQIKKLEMTTEKVSHMHRLFEKQKSIIFDTINQLTEINDLSTQISFSTKEQISGQTEVNKGIMALENEVNQISNASRSLEQYVEQIRAQSLDLLTLSES; translated from the coding sequence TTGTTTTCTTCATTTGAATCCAATGCAAAAATCATTGATGATCAAAATGGAAAAATTACTGATTTGTTTTCTGGTTCCAATGATTTAAATCAAATGGTTGCAACCATTAGTATGATCAACCAAGAATTAATCACGATCGCAAATGAAAACAAAAAGGATACCTCTGAAATTACAGTTGTCTCAAAGAAAACAAGTGAATATTTAAATTCAATCAAAACTTCCTTTGACAAGGTTGATGAAATCAATCAAATCATTGCTGAAATTGGAGAAAAAACCAACTTACTCGCATTAAATGCTTCGATTGAAGCGGCACGGGCTAGTGAAGTCAGTAAACTTGCTGATTTTACTGCAAAAAACGAAAAAATGATTTCTGATGTTGTTAACCATTCTCGAAAATTTATCTATGATGCTGCAGAAGTTTCCATCCAAACCGGAAATTTGACAACCAATCAAATTAAAAAACTAGAAATGACAACTGAAAAAGTGAGTCATATGCATCGATTATTTGAAAAACAAAAATCAATCATTTTTGATACGATTAACCAACTAACTGAAATCAATGATCTATCGACTCAAATTTCATTTAGCACCAAAGAACAAATTTCTGGTCAAACAGAAGTCAATAAAGGCATTATGGCATTAGAGAACGAAGTGAACCAAATTTCAAATGCTTCTAGAAGTTTAGAACAATATGTGGAACAAATCAGAGCCCAATCTTTAGATTTATTGACGTTAAGCGAATCATAA
- a CDS encoding DUF2804 domain-containing protein gives MLEKRFQILKKIGVFLLIMSILQCSKSKLSPDQVVDEHGKIIQVIPEPDATETKQIEYTSSVALLKEDGTLNVSGWSRFPHFQINESYIKAEPKRYKRWEHYTFYNENFGGAITVTDIGNLAMGSIELLEFKSGKTIFSKTELVRPGAIFFPTNTTDPIEFTKGKQFIRIQKQKGKRIITYSIQGDSSNETIQGNFEFTEKSNEALAIITPFSQSDFFYEYKMPSLICKGTILYNQSTYDFEENSYAVLDWGRGTWPEKNKWLWAAGAGMVGGELLSLNLGYGFGDPKNATENGIVYKGKVHKLDKVVWKYDVTDYKKPWKFVSNQGRLELNFTPVYLLYSDIDLMGMIGFLKQLIQNFSISEIFELLKTEAYLNKAFGVYNGYVILDNGTKLEVKNLFGFAEQMYQQW, from the coding sequence ATGTTAGAAAAACGATTTCAAATTCTTAAAAAGATAGGAGTTTTCCTTTTGATAATGTCAATCTTGCAGTGTTCAAAGAGTAAATTATCACCAGACCAAGTGGTTGATGAACATGGAAAAATCATCCAAGTGATTCCTGAACCAGATGCGACTGAGACAAAACAAATTGAATACACTTCCTCTGTAGCTCTTCTCAAAGAAGATGGTACTCTTAATGTTTCAGGTTGGTCGAGATTTCCACACTTTCAGATTAACGAATCATACATCAAAGCGGAACCTAAACGTTATAAACGATGGGAACATTACACATTTTATAATGAAAATTTCGGTGGTGCTATCACTGTAACTGATATTGGAAATTTAGCGATGGGTAGCATCGAGTTATTGGAATTTAAATCAGGTAAAACAATATTTTCGAAAACAGAACTTGTGAGACCAGGTGCCATTTTTTTTCCAACAAATACTACGGATCCAATTGAATTTACGAAAGGAAAACAATTCATTCGTATTCAAAAACAAAAAGGCAAAAGAATCATCACTTATTCAATCCAAGGTGATTCCTCTAACGAAACTATCCAAGGTAATTTTGAATTTACTGAAAAATCAAATGAAGCTCTTGCAATCATCACTCCATTTTCCCAATCAGATTTCTTTTACGAGTACAAAATGCCAAGTTTGATTTGTAAAGGTACGATCCTATACAATCAATCTACTTATGATTTTGAAGAAAATAGTTACGCAGTGTTAGATTGGGGAAGAGGTACTTGGCCCGAGAAAAATAAATGGCTTTGGGCAGCAGGCGCAGGAATGGTCGGTGGAGAACTTCTTAGTCTCAATTTAGGTTATGGATTTGGAGATCCTAAAAACGCTACAGAAAACGGTATTGTTTATAAGGGAAAAGTTCATAAACTTGATAAAGTAGTTTGGAAGTATGATGTTACAGATTACAAAAAACCTTGGAAATTTGTGAGTAACCAAGGTAGATTGGAGTTAAACTTTACTCCAGTTTATCTATTGTATTCTGATATAGATCTTATGGGTATGATCGGTTTTTTAAAACAACTGATTCAAAATTTTTCAATTTCTGAAATCTTTGAATTACTAAAAACCGAAGCGTATTTGAATAAAGCCTTCGGAGTTTATAATGGTTATGTGATTTTAGATAACGGAACAAAACTTGAAGTTAAAAACTTGTTTGGTTTTGCCGAACAAATGTACCAACAATGGTAA
- a CDS encoding MFS transporter: MSSSNTYNQGHMIRFLSASFLGFLAGHLTNYSVILYAQDVWNQDALAGIGFGLCFGVPLVLGWFAGAWCDSHSPQILAQIAHGSFLIALGLLNLSSQLIGVTSVSLFLFAAFFVGVGWSILAPARMSLLGRLAGEKQKKMAVIFNVLVMLGFGSAPPILAFCRSIGSWQMVHITGVILFLIAMCLLIGIKTEGQGKTSSAWDRILRGVSYAKNHTLLRQTLLFSIVIYCSMGPVQVMMPRYAKGVLQLGEMERGFFLGALALALLLGGGTSLKLAKPFGYGKLILTSGLLCGLGLLGIGLSSHLWLSIGLLLVSGFGAGASISLLVAILQSEVSQEYRGRLMSLYTITSQVVPAFAGFLSGIILVKVSIPTAVVSAGIILTLIVIFTTIRLKTLRNYSI, translated from the coding sequence ATGAGTTCCTCTAATACTTACAACCAAGGACATATGATTCGATTTTTGTCCGCATCCTTCTTGGGTTTTTTAGCTGGTCACCTAACGAACTATAGTGTAATATTATATGCACAAGATGTTTGGAACCAAGATGCATTAGCAGGAATTGGATTTGGACTATGTTTTGGAGTTCCCTTGGTACTAGGATGGTTTGCAGGAGCCTGGTGTGATTCTCACTCACCACAAATTTTAGCACAAATTGCCCATGGTTCGTTTTTAATCGCACTTGGACTATTAAATCTTTCCTCACAATTGATTGGTGTCACTTCTGTATCTTTATTTTTATTTGCTGCTTTTTTTGTTGGAGTGGGTTGGTCAATCCTTGCTCCCGCTAGGATGTCTTTACTCGGCCGATTGGCAGGAGAGAAACAAAAAAAGATGGCAGTGATATTTAATGTGCTCGTGATGTTAGGTTTTGGTTCTGCCCCACCCATATTGGCGTTTTGCAGAAGTATTGGTTCTTGGCAAATGGTTCACATCACTGGTGTTATCCTATTTTTAATTGCAATGTGTTTACTCATCGGGATCAAAACGGAAGGACAAGGAAAAACTTCTTCTGCTTGGGATAGGATTCTACGTGGGGTATCTTATGCAAAAAACCATACATTACTTAGACAAACACTTTTATTTTCGATTGTGATCTATTGTTCAATGGGACCAGTCCAGGTGATGATGCCTAGGTATGCAAAAGGTGTCTTACAATTGGGTGAGATGGAACGTGGATTCTTTTTAGGAGCCCTTGCCTTAGCTTTACTTTTGGGAGGAGGAACTTCTTTAAAACTGGCAAAACCGTTTGGTTATGGAAAACTAATTCTCACCTCTGGATTGTTATGTGGATTAGGTCTTTTAGGCATCGGACTCAGTTCACATCTATGGCTTTCCATCGGTTTATTACTCGTGAGTGGATTTGGTGCTGGGGCTAGTATCAGTTTGCTTGTTGCCATCCTTCAATCAGAAGTGAGCCAAGAATACAGAGGAAGGTTAATGAGTTTGTATACAATTACAAGCCAAGTGGTACCTGCGTTTGCTGGATTTTTATCGGGGATCATTCTTGTAAAAGTTTCGATTCCAACAGCAGTTGTATCAGCAGGAATTATATTAACCCTGATTGTGATTTTTACCACAATCAGGTTAAAAACACTTCGAAACTATTCGATATGA